GCGGCCGGTACTGCCGCTTCGAGGCTCTACGAGCGCTTTCGGAGCGGGAAACCGGCCAATGCCTGAGAACCCGCCGGTCATCTTCCGGCCCACCGCCGCCACACGACCTCCCGGTCCACAACGGACCGCGCGGTCACGGCGCGGCGGCCCCGCAGGCTCGCCGGGAGGCGTACGAGCACTTCCCCGAGCACCCGGACCCGCAGTGCGAACCGGAAGTTCGCGGCCCGCGGGACCCGGACGCCGCGCAACCTGCGCGGTGGCAGCGCCAGCGTGATCGCCGTGAAGCGCAGCAGCTCGCGCACGGCTGTCCCGGCGGGAGCGCAGCGCAGCAGCATCAGCAGCCTGTTGCGCTCGTTCCAGCGGTGGAAGCGCGCCGAACCGGGGGCGGAGGAGGCACCCAGCGAGTGCGCGCAGCTCGCGTCGGTGGGAACGATCCCGTGACCGGCCAGTCGCAGCCGCCAGGACGTGTCGGTGTCCTCGTAGTAGCAGAAGAAAGCTGCCGGTACGCCGCCGACCGCGCGAAGCGCGGCGGTACGCAGCAGGGCCGCCCCGCCGCAGAACCCGAAAACGCTTCCTGAATCGCTCGTGTCCGCACCGTGGCCCGTTTCGGTGAGGCGCACCCCCGCCGATGCTCCTCCGGCCGCCGTGCGCAGCAGGCAGGCCGCGGCCGCGGCCCGCGGGGTGGCGTCGAGCGCGGACTCCAGCGCGTCCAGCCAGCCGGGATCGGGGCGCGCGTCGTCGTTCAACCACGCGAAGTGCGGGGTGTCCACCAGTTCGAGGGCCCGGGCGAGCCCACCGGCGTAGCCCAGGTTGTGGGACAGCCGGAGCACCTCGGGTTTCGCCGGGTGTTCGGCGAGCACCCGCGCGGTGCCGTCGTCGGAGGCGTTGTCCACGACGAGCAGCCGGTGGGGGCGCTGAACGGCCAGCGCGTCCAGGCATTCCGCGATGTGACCGCGCCCGCGCCAGGTGACCACGACCACGGTGCTGCGCGTGTGTTCCTCGTCCACCGTGACGAGGTTATCCGGCTGCCGGACCGGTGTGGTTGCCTTGTCCGGCAGGTTCAGTCCCGAACTCTCCCGGAGGCCGACGGTGCCCGAACTGGTCGTGGTCGCCGAGCAGCTGCTCGCCCCCGTGCCGGGAGGAACGGGCCGCTACACCCGCGAGTTGCTGCGCGCGCTCGCGGCCACCGCCCCGCGTGGCTGGGAAGTGCGCACCGTGGTCGGCGCGGGAGGGGACGCGAGCCGGGCCGAGGTCGAGGGGGTGCGCGGGCCGCGGGTGCTGCCGCTGCCGCGCCGGGGGCTGACCCTGGCCTGGCAGTACGGTCGCGGGCCGCGGGTCGGGGGCGATTCCGTGCACGCGCCCACCCCGCTGTTCCCGCCGGTTGGCCGGGGAACCGGGTTGGTCGTGAGCGTGCACGACACCGTCCCGTGGAGCCATCCCGCGACACTCACCCCCCGTGGGGCGGCCTGGCACCGAAGAGCGGTGGCCGGGGCCGCGCGGAAGGCCGACGCCGTGGTGGTGCCCACGGAGGCGGTGGCCGCGGATCTGGCCGTCCGGGTGCGGGTTTCCGCGCGACTCGAAGTGGTCCCCGAGGGAGTGACCTCCCCTGTCGTGTCGGGAACGGACGCCCCGGAGCTCCTGCGGCGGCTGGAACCACCACCGCGCTTTCTGCTCGTGCTCGGCACGGTCGAACCGCGGAAGGGGCACGAGACCCTGGTCAGAGCCCTCAGCGAACCGGGACTCGAGGGAGTTCCGCTGCTCGTGGTGGGAAAACCCGGTTGGGGCGGGGTCGATCCGCCCGGCCTGGCCGAGCGGCACGGTTTGGAGCGGAGCCGGGTACGTTGGTTCGACTCCGTCGACGACGCGGAGCTGGCCGCGCTGCTGCGGCACGCGAGCGCACTGGTCGCGCCCAGCCTGGCCGAGGGGTTCGGCCTTCCCGTGGTGGAGGCCATGGCCGCGGGGGTTCCGGTGGTGCACTCGGACGCGCCCGCGCTGGTCGAGGTCGCGGGCGGCGCGGGGATCACGGTGCCGCGCGGCGATCCGGGCGCGCTGGCCGCGGCGCTGCGGGAGGTGCTCGGTGATCCGCGGCGGTCGGCCGGGTTGGTCGAGGCGGGCAGGGAGCGGGCGGCGCGGTTCGACTGGCGGGACAGCGCGCGACGGATCTGGAGGTTGCACACCGGCGAGTGACTTTCGCCCCGAATCGATTTGGCCATCCCGCCACGATGATCCCCTCGGACCTCCTAGGCTGCTCACGTGCACCGAGGTGATCCACACGTACTAGTCGACGCCACCGCCGTGCCGGCGGACCGTGGTGGGGTCGGCCGCTATGTCGATTCCCTGCTGGCGGCTCTGGACATCGCAGGCGCTCGGATGAGCGTGGCCTGCCAACCGCGGGACGCGGCGCTGTACGACAGCATCGCCCCGCGCAGCCGGATCGTGCCCGCGGGCGAGGCGGTGGCCACGCGAACCGCGCGGTTGTCCTGGGAACAGACCACGTTGCCGCGGCTGGCCCGCAGGCTGGGAGCCCGCGTGGTGCACTCGCCGCACTACACCGTCCCCCTGGCGAACGCGAGCGCGTCGGTGGTCACGCTGCACGACGCCACCTTCTTCACCGACGCGG
This genomic stretch from Actinopolyspora halophila DSM 43834 harbors:
- a CDS encoding glycosyltransferase family 2 protein: MDEEHTRSTVVVVTWRGRGHIAECLDALAVQRPHRLLVVDNASDDGTARVLAEHPAKPEVLRLSHNLGYAGGLARALELVDTPHFAWLNDDARPDPGWLDALESALDATPRAAAAACLLRTAAGGASAGVRLTETGHGADTSDSGSVFGFCGGAALLRTAALRAVGGVPAAFFCYYEDTDTSWRLRLAGHGIVPTDASCAHSLGASSAPGSARFHRWNERNRLLMLLRCAPAGTAVRELLRFTAITLALPPRRLRGVRVPRAANFRFALRVRVLGEVLVRLPASLRGRRAVTARSVVDREVVWRRWAGR
- a CDS encoding glycosyltransferase family 4 protein, which produces MPELVVVAEQLLAPVPGGTGRYTRELLRALAATAPRGWEVRTVVGAGGDASRAEVEGVRGPRVLPLPRRGLTLAWQYGRGPRVGGDSVHAPTPLFPPVGRGTGLVVSVHDTVPWSHPATLTPRGAAWHRRAVAGAARKADAVVVPTEAVAADLAVRVRVSARLEVVPEGVTSPVVSGTDAPELLRRLEPPPRFLLVLGTVEPRKGHETLVRALSEPGLEGVPLLVVGKPGWGGVDPPGLAERHGLERSRVRWFDSVDDAELAALLRHASALVAPSLAEGFGLPVVEAMAAGVPVVHSDAPALVEVAGGAGITVPRGDPGALAAALREVLGDPRRSAGLVEAGRERAARFDWRDSARRIWRLHTGE